The Ananas comosus cultivar F153 linkage group 7, ASM154086v1, whole genome shotgun sequence genome has a window encoding:
- the LOC109713233 gene encoding uncharacterized protein LOC109713233, with protein sequence MGIDKSWMIIQDRSLIEYEMGVDAFLDYAFNQLGDVRGIRCPCTKCNNVIFKTRDEVKADLFFNGVTQSYTTWHHHGESSDESDTNELVDEDMSSDDGRGDINRMVEDMFAHKGNVETSEAGKESIGCEQSNIDAQNYFRLLEECEQDAYPGCKKYSKLKFLVTLLNLKCLNGWTDKSVTMLLEFLKDFLPADANIPKSYYEMKNIIKDLGLHYIKIDACKNDCVLYRKNLEDATKCPTCGERQRTPQGSPSLKWRLMLAHDEKHRAAGCALHCRG encoded by the exons ATGGGAATAGACAAAAGTTGGATGATCATCCAAGATAGATCTCTTATTGAGTATGAAATGGGTGTTGACGCATTCTTGGATTATGCTTTCAATCAACTAGGAGATGTTAGGGGAATTCGTTGCCCTTGTACTAAATGCAATAATGTCATATTTAAGACACGTGATGAGGTGAAAGCCGATTTATTTTTCAACGGAGTGACTCAATCTTATACCACGTGGCATCATCATGGTGAATCATCTGATGAATCCGATACTAATGAGCTAGTAGATGAAGACATGTCAAGTGATGACGGGCGTGGGGACATTAATAGAATGGTGGAGGATATGTTTGCACATAAAGGGAATGTGGAAACTAGTGAAGCAGGAAAGGAGTCCATAGGATGTGAGCAATCTAATATTGATGCACAAAACTATTTTCGCCTTTTAGAAGAATGTGAACAAGATGCTTATCCTGGGTGTAAGAAATATTCTAAGTTGAAGTTTCTAGTGACTTTGCTAAATTTGAAATGCCTCAATGGATGGACGGACAAATCAGTTACAATGTTGTTGGAGTTTCTTAAGGATTTTTTGCCTGCTGATGCAAATATTCCCAAATCATACTACgaaatgaaaaatattattaaagaCTTGGGTCTTCATTATATTAAGATTGATGCATGTAAAAATGATTGTGTTCTTTATCGGAAGAACCTTGAGGATGCCACTAAATGCCCAACTTGTGGTGA GCGGCAAAGGACTCCTCAGGGCAGTCCGAGCCTGAAGTGGCGACTCATGCTGGCGCACGACGAGAAGCACCGCGCCGCCGGCTGCGCATTACACTGTCGTGGGTAA